A stretch of Aureispira sp. CCB-E DNA encodes these proteins:
- a CDS encoding AAA family ATPase, with amino-acid sequence MKQSTALRILKAGKNVFLTGSAGAGKTYVLNQYIQYLKERRVPVAVTASTGIAATHMNGMTIHAWSGIGVRTHLSQKDLEFMKTKKYLRDKLEAAKVLIIDEISMLHKTQLDMVNQVLKFFKGNDYAFGGIQVIFSGDFFQLPPVGLGTENNREKFAFMSKAWLEAKLAICYLTEQHRQESGQLNQILNEIRNNTISQNSLQLLKEAAHTTFPKGWEPPMLYSHNHDVNRTNNQYLRALDGKITTFEATTKGNKKLLDLLKNSVRAEEQVYLKEGAKVMFVKNNYEHGYINGTLGKVMGYSPEGFPHIMLSDGKQLIAEPNEWSIEDDMGKSLASYQQIPIRLAWAITVHKSQGMTLDYAKVDLSRTFEKGQGYVALSRLKNLAGLQLTGFNDIALQVDPLAFKADKRFQELSSEIEAKIDATALEKRALGFLRHCGGLTDPEDIERYKKKKKEKKHKKKATHLITKELVDQNWSIQQIAAERGLTESTITGHIAKLHDLFPTFDWSPYAPPAGILQKVQAAYNQILAANKPDDVRPDGSVSSKALYEAMNQEIGYTQIKLALLFIQ; translated from the coding sequence ATGAAACAATCCACTGCTCTACGTATTCTCAAAGCAGGAAAAAATGTATTTTTAACAGGTTCTGCTGGAGCAGGAAAAACCTATGTACTCAACCAGTACATACAATATCTGAAAGAACGTCGGGTTCCTGTTGCTGTTACAGCCTCTACGGGGATTGCTGCTACGCATATGAATGGAATGACCATCCATGCTTGGTCGGGTATTGGCGTGCGTACACATTTGAGCCAAAAGGATTTGGAATTCATGAAAACCAAGAAATACCTTCGGGATAAACTAGAAGCTGCCAAGGTATTGATCATTGACGAAATATCTATGTTGCACAAAACACAATTGGATATGGTCAATCAAGTTTTGAAATTTTTTAAGGGCAATGACTATGCTTTTGGTGGCATACAAGTAATTTTTTCAGGCGATTTTTTCCAACTTCCTCCAGTTGGCTTAGGAACAGAAAATAATCGAGAAAAATTTGCCTTTATGTCTAAAGCTTGGCTAGAAGCCAAACTTGCCATTTGCTATCTTACAGAGCAACATAGACAAGAAAGCGGTCAACTAAATCAGATTTTGAACGAAATCCGCAACAATACAATTTCTCAAAACTCTTTGCAGTTATTAAAAGAAGCCGCCCATACGACCTTTCCCAAAGGCTGGGAACCGCCCATGCTATATAGTCACAACCACGATGTCAATAGAACCAACAATCAATATCTTAGAGCCTTAGATGGAAAAATTACTACCTTCGAAGCAACAACAAAAGGCAATAAAAAATTATTAGACTTGCTCAAAAACTCTGTTCGAGCAGAAGAACAAGTTTACCTCAAAGAAGGCGCTAAAGTAATGTTTGTCAAAAATAACTATGAACATGGGTATATTAATGGAACATTGGGCAAAGTGATGGGATATTCACCAGAAGGATTTCCCCACATTATGCTCAGTGATGGAAAACAATTGATTGCCGAACCCAACGAATGGTCTATAGAGGACGATATGGGAAAGTCCCTTGCTTCTTACCAACAAATTCCTATTCGATTGGCATGGGCTATTACTGTTCACAAAAGCCAAGGTATGACCTTGGATTATGCAAAAGTTGATTTGAGCCGAACCTTTGAGAAAGGACAGGGCTACGTTGCCCTCTCTCGTCTGAAAAACCTAGCGGGACTTCAATTAACAGGCTTCAATGATATTGCACTACAAGTTGATCCTTTAGCCTTTAAAGCAGATAAGCGTTTCCAAGAGTTATCATCTGAAATAGAAGCTAAAATTGATGCAACAGCTCTAGAAAAAAGAGCCCTTGGTTTTTTAAGACATTGTGGAGGGTTGACCGATCCCGAAGACATTGAGCGTTATAAAAAGAAAAAAAAGGAGAAAAAACACAAGAAAAAAGCAACCCACCTGATTACCAAAGAACTGGTTGATCAAAACTGGAGCATTCAACAAATTGCCGCCGAACGTGGATTGACAGAAAGTACTATTACAGGTCATATCGCCAAACTCCATGACTTATTTCCTACTTTTGACTGGTCTCCCTATGCACCTCCTGCTGGTATTTTGCAGAAAGTACAAGCTGCTTACAACCAAATATTGGCAGCCAACAAGCCTGATGATGTCCGTCCAGATGGCTCGGTGAGTTCTAAAGCCCTGTATGAAGCCATGAACCAAGAGATTGGCTACACACAAATTAAATTGGCTTTGTTGTTTATTCAGTAA
- a CDS encoding RNA ligase family protein, with protein MDFKAYEKMPTSLKKLRLNEQQYALLHKVDWVVTEKVHGANFCLTYKDRTLGFAKRKTKLAWTDDFFGFQIVVQRLEEKILSLFELLALEFPAESYAIYGELFGGAYPHPEVESIADLHAIQTGVYYSPTIHFCAFDIAIETQEHRYYLDYEKAIAYFEEANIFYATILYQGPLNTCLDYDIAFDSHLPTLLGLPPLHSNLAEGVVLKPLHNIVDPLDASYFRPTLKLKNEAFAEDIKFHQAQKWSFSTTQKTNSEALNFLLLDLRNSITKNRLNNVLSKIGHLDFDNQERLKEIKTSYLEDVWQDFNLEHDGILELLDIQEKTWLENRLLAEIKVLIYALEA; from the coding sequence ATGGATTTTAAGGCCTACGAAAAAATGCCGACTAGCTTAAAAAAGTTACGTCTGAATGAGCAACAATACGCACTCTTACATAAAGTAGATTGGGTCGTGACAGAAAAAGTACATGGCGCTAACTTTTGTTTGACTTACAAAGATCGAACATTAGGGTTTGCAAAACGCAAAACAAAGTTAGCATGGACAGACGACTTTTTTGGTTTTCAAATAGTGGTTCAACGTTTAGAAGAAAAAATATTATCTTTATTTGAGTTATTAGCCTTAGAGTTTCCCGCCGAAAGTTATGCGATCTATGGAGAACTTTTTGGAGGTGCCTATCCACACCCTGAAGTTGAATCTATTGCTGATTTGCACGCCATTCAAACAGGTGTTTACTACAGTCCTACTATTCATTTTTGTGCTTTTGATATTGCCATTGAAACCCAAGAACACCGTTATTATTTGGATTACGAAAAAGCCATTGCCTATTTTGAGGAGGCAAACATTTTTTATGCTACAATATTGTATCAAGGACCTCTAAATACTTGTTTAGATTATGATATTGCCTTTGATTCCCACTTACCTACCTTGTTGGGCTTGCCCCCTCTACATTCTAATCTAGCAGAAGGAGTTGTTTTAAAACCTCTGCACAATATTGTTGACCCTTTGGATGCTTCTTATTTTCGCCCTACTTTGAAGCTCAAAAATGAAGCTTTCGCAGAAGATATAAAATTTCATCAAGCTCAAAAATGGTCATTTAGCACAACTCAAAAAACCAATAGCGAAGCGCTAAACTTTTTATTATTAGATTTGAGAAACTCCATTACTAAAAATAGACTGAATAATGTGCTTTCTAAAATTGGACATTTAGACTTTGACAATCAAGAACGATTAAAAGAAATTAAAACCAGTTATCTTGAAGATGTCTGGCAGGATTTTAATTTAGAACATGATGGAATCTTGGAGTTATTAGACATCCAAGAAAAAACATGGTTAGAAAATCGTTTGCTGGCAGAAATAAAAGTACTTATTTATGCTTTAGAAGCTTAA